tttaattatagTCACTCTTCTGTGCCATAGAGCGCTAAAACTTCTTCCTCCTTCAAATAATAAAGCTCCTCTTTCCCTGAACTCCCCAGCCAATGGTAATTGCTATTCTattcttgtgtgtatgtgtgtgtgtgtgtgtgtgtgtgtgtgtgtgtgtgtctgctaaactcaggggcactcgaccactgagccatatcctcagacttattttgtattttatttagagatatgatctcactgagttgcttagcacctatttttgctgaggctggctttgaacttgtgattctgcctcagcctcccaaactgctgggattacaggcatgcaccactgcatcccaCTGCTATTCTTTTCTTAAGTGGCATGAAATCAACTGCTTAATAGTCTACACATGAATGAGATTATGATTTTGTTTCACTGTGTCTCctatatttcacttaacaaaagtCCTGCAGGTCTATCTCTGTTGCAAATGACAGTGTTACACGAATTACAGTTAAGCCCTATAATGTTATACCTTATTATTAAAACATTGAATTGgcaaagttttattaaaacagatgaatggatcaagaaaatatggtatgtatacacaataaagttctactcagccataaagaaaatgaaatcatattattTGCTGATAAAAGGATAGAACTGGAGCATTATGATCAGTTGAATAATTCAGACTCAAAAATGAAAGCTCAAGTAGATTCTTTCCAATGTTGAAGCTAGAGACAAAAAGGGTTTCAAAATTGGGgaattcatgaaaatagaaggagaaCAGTAGAGCATAGAATGTTTAGGGAGGAGGATTGGAGGTAGGTAGGTAGTTGGGAACTCAATCAACAAATCTATGCTGTTTTCATATGTGATTATATTACAGTGAATcccatttttatatgaaaatacaaggcaacaattaaaaaaaataaattgggttattatgtatattaaaattccctaaaagtaataaaaaataaatgatcaaataaaGTGAAATATCGTATTTTTAATAGGTAATCCATTATGCGTGAAAAATCTTTGTGGCAGCTTTCCCAGATTTGAGAAAGCGAGTGACTATAAAGATTGCATTCCAAGGCCCTATAAAACCACTGGGTAGAAATAGCAAACATCTATTGGATGTGTCAACTGAATAATTTTATGCAGATCTGACCTGGACATAGCAGCTGTTATCTTGGTTTGTTTATTGATATAGAACATGCAATATTCAAAACATTCcttattacatttaaaatgtatatgctcataaggttattattatttatttcatgtatGTGGTATTGAGGTTTGAAACTAGAATCTGCACAAGCTGGGAAAattctctaacactgagctacatccccagccattttaaaatatcattttggaatGGGACCCTACtaatttgcccagactgacctaGAAATTCTGATCTTCTTGCcacagtctcccaagtagctgggatttcaggtctGCAGCATTGTGGCCAGGTCAGAGGATTATTTGTTTCCTTATCTAATACTGTACAtggaacaaatatttttcatattgataaagcatttaaaataatatcacaaTAACAAATAACTCTATTAAACCCACATAAAAGTATCCCAAGGTTTTTTCTCCCTTAAtatatggaaatttattttttgctttgtgttGACGAATATTTGGAATTTTACTGGGACACATATagtaaagagaaggaaaagacagagcaaattattcaaataaaagtaGTGATTAACACCAgagttttcatattttaagtaattatattaattatgatgatgcatttttaaaaatttattttgaagaagattATATAGATAGTTAGCTTGGAACACTTAAAACGagataaatgaaatttttgttGAGAAGAATTCAGAGTTTATGTTCATGGTTAGAACAAAAGTTTCTGTAAAACTGAGAATATGTGATATATTTCAAGACAGAATATCAGCTTGAAGTACATGTTTCCAGGAACCCATCAACCTAGTCTCTTATAGCTTAATGTAAGAGATTTTCTAAGGTCCAGTCTATCACTCCTGAGCCTCTGGTGAGGTCTATCGTAGATTATCACACTACCACGAAGAGctactttagaaatatttcaagacacacaacatctttttttttcaaatttctattcaTACCAAGGAAATTGTTCACACTGTACAATGCACATAGACACATAGCTGCACATACACAAATGTGTCAAATTGGCTCAATAAAATATCTATTAGAAGTTTGACTTAATTCCTGTATTTAATGTATGTACTGTCTGTCTTTGTCTTTAAACAAGTTCACACAATACatattctacaaaaaaaaaaatctctttcaagTTCTTCAGTGCATTAAAACAATCATTTCTCTGAAATTTCCTATGATAGGGAATTCAATAAGTGGCCAATTCATAAATTTTCTGATTTATGAATTGGCCACTTATTGAATAATATAATTGACAACTTAGTATTGTCAGATATCTTATAAGAAATGGATACAGTAGTGATATGTATTAAGCTACAAACAGTATTCATATGATATGTATGTTTTTTCTTCAATCTTCACAATCTGATTATAAGTAATCTCATATTATTCGAATTTTGTAGGTAAaacaaggaaaatgagaaagattaCTAATGTTTTCCAGCAAGAAAAAGAGCCAACTTTATTCtcttgaaagaaaaatcaatttatattatattgtacaatattaactatattaatttaatgtttcctttaaaattgAAGGTAAAGAACAcaatttatatttcaggaacaaaTTCCATGGTGATATGATGCTCAAAAAGAAGAGACTTTACTGCCCAATACTTTGCTGAGGGTATCCTTGACATCCTTATTTCTCAGACTGTAGATCAAGGGGTTCAACATGGGGATCACCACTGTGTAAAACACAGAGGCCACTTTGATGGTGTGCCTGGAGTTCTTGGAGTTGGGCACACAGTAGAGGAACAGGATGGTGCCATGGAAGATGGAGATGGCTGTCAGGTGAGAGGCACAGGTGGAGAAAGCCTTGCGTCGCCCACTGGCTGATCGCATTCTGAGGATGGTAACAACTATGAACAAGTAAGATGTGAGGATGATGAGCAGTGTGCTGACTTCATTAAATGTGGCAGAAATGAAGAGCAGCAAATAGTTGGTGTGGGGATCTGAGCAtgagagggagagcagggaggagaaCTCACAGAAGAAGTGGTCAATGGTGTTGGAGCCATGGAAAGACAGCTGTAGAGCAGAGCACGTTAGTATCAGGGAACAGGCCACCCCCCATGCATAGGATCCAGCCACCAGCACAGCACAGAGTTTCTGGGACATGGCCACTGTGTAGAGCAGAGGGTTGCAGATGGCCAcaaagcggtcataggccatcactgcTAGCAGAAAGGACTCAGTTACCACaaaggtacaaaagaaaaaaaattgaaccacACATCCTGAAAAGGAGATGCTTCTGTCTTTTGCAACTAGGTTCACCAGCATATTTGGAGCAACAGTGGAGGAATAGCAGAAATCCACAAAAGAGAGAtgactgaggaaaaagtacatgggggtgtgaagTTTGGGATTAATTTTGATTATGGCAATCATCCCAATGTTCCCTACCACTGTGACACTGTAGACAGCCAGGAAAACCAAGAAGAGTGGGACCTGCAGTTCTGGATAATCTGAGAAGCCCAACAGGGTGAAGGTGGCCCCACTCTTATTTCTGTCTGTCAGAACCATGTTTCTGTTGTTAGGAATCTGAGTTAATCCTGAAAACAGATATATTAGGGAGAGTGAAGACCAACGCAGTGTGGTTTACTGAACTTTCAAAGTTTATAAATTACCACTTTCAGAATCTGtgagtttatttatatgtggtagaCAACAtacctacaatttaaaaatacaacccCCTTTTTAACATTAGAAACATACaattattgaattaaattattaatttccaaatataatttttaataaaaaatgtgaaaaatttagATCAACATATTAATGACTATTTAACAAGTATTCACATAAGTCATTCAACTgtcattgaaaattataaattcatacaAGTTAAATCTAATTATCAAGTGATAGCTGATGATCTCAGTCCTTTAACcataaaaaatcagaattttccaaataaattaatttttataaatgttcattGATAGCATTACATGCAAATTTTTAAccttgtgcattttttttaaatttcacacatCACTTAAATCTTCCTCTCTGATCCAATATCCATGATATCAACATAAATCTAAATCCCTTTTTAGTAGGTGTGCTCTTTGACTTAAGGAGTTATTACCAATCTTTGCTCAAtgactgaagaaaagaaaaataactagaatAGTTTATGGaagtattttagtttatgttCTTATTCTAGAGCCAAAGAAACCTTGAGTTGCCCAATGACATGCAGACTAAGAACCCTCTACACTTCTATAACTGAAGCCCAGATCCTCAGGCTTCTAGTGATGTATCCATTTCTCCACTATAGGTCTCTGGTcctgattcttgattttgataTTAGCATGTATCTTGTATTAATAATCACATTTTCAAATAGTGAGAAAACTGAAGATTTCAATTCTCTGGTAAATAATTCTGTAGCAGGCTATCCTATATGCCACAGAAATAAACTAGAAAGCAGTATCAAGATGAAACACATTAGAAGGAGAAATAGATACTTTTCTCAGCCAGGAATAACTATCATAAAACTCTGACATAGAAACATCCCTTTCCTGGAGATCATGCCCTCtgtctctatttttctctctttaagataaccattattttaattttgtacctATGTTACCTGTGAAAGAGATCAAGTAACAATTTTAAGTATTACTGCACCATCAAGACATTTTGGGAAGCCTGGgatggataataaaaaaaaacataattctgTTATTGCTGGCCAAATCTTCTCATATCTATCCATGCCAGCTACCTTACTCTGTTATTTCTAGAAAACCTATCTTTAGTCACACAATCTAAGAAATAGTTTTCATATAGCCCAACAATAAAGATGCATGATCATATGCAAAACTGAGACATTCAATGACCATATTTGTTCCTGTgcttatgaaattatttattaaagacaACTTCAAAAAATCACCCATAAGCCAGACATTCTAAATACCACATATttctaccacattttatttatctaaagaattttaaattttatataaaactattattatatttaatgcaATGACTCTATTATCACAAATGATCTTATTAAAtccctctttaaaatatttatattaaattttagtcCAGGAAATAATGATAGCTGACATCTTCtttgcactgtttttttttaatcaatttttgttGTTACTTTTGCTATCAGTGGTTATATTCTCGTGGCCTTAATCaaatggttttctttattttttaatagtctattcaatgtctatt
This portion of the Ictidomys tridecemlineatus isolate mIctTri1 chromosome 4, mIctTri1.hap1, whole genome shotgun sequence genome encodes:
- the LOC101956149 gene encoding olfactory receptor 5D18, coding for MSSVIPNNRNMVLTDRNKSGATFTLLGFSDYPELQVPLFLVFLAVYSVTVVGNIGMIAIIKINPKLHTPMYFFLSHLSFVDFCYSSTVAPNMLVNLVAKDRSISFSGCVVQFFFFCTFVVTESFLLAVMAYDRFVAICNPLLYTVAMSQKLCAVLVAGSYAWGVACSLILTCSALQLSFHGSNTIDHFFCEFSSLLSLSCSDPHTNYLLLFISATFNEVSTLLIILTSYLFIVVTILRMRSASGRRKAFSTCASHLTAISIFHGTILFLYCVPNSKNSRHTIKVASVFYTVVIPMLNPLIYSLRNKDVKDTLSKVLGSKVSSF